The sequence below is a genomic window from Tepidisphaeraceae bacterium.
GGAATAGGCTTCGAGCAACACGGCCAGTGGCGACTTACTGGTGCGTGAACGCGGCGGCTTCATTCCGCAGGATGTACCGAACGGCCGGCGATCGCGCTACCGAACATGCGCCGAACGGGATGGGTTTTCTACGGAGCCAGAGATGTCCCCTTATCCTCCTCAGTTATCGTGACGGTGACAATTTAGCCCGTAGTCCGTAGGGTGGGGTTCATCCCCACCGTTCCATGGTCGCGGCGGATCGGTGGGATGAATCCCACCCTACGGCTACGGCTACGGCTGCGACGGGGGCTGGCTTAGCGTCGGTAGTGTTCATTCCTGGGCTGTCTTTTTCGGCCCCGCCATTTTCTGCGGTAGGATGCGGGCATGCCGAACTACCGGCGGGCGTGGCGGCCGGGGGGACGTTCTTTCTCACGCTCGTGACGCACGAACGCGGCGGGGTGTTCGACGATGCCGTGGCGCGGCGGTGTTTGCGCGAGTCGATCGCGCTGGCGCGGGGGGATCGGGCGTTTGATCTCGTGGCGGCCGTGCTGTTGCCGGATCATCTGCACGTCGTGTTCACGCTGCCGCCGGGCGACTCGGACTTTTCCGTCCGGGTTGCGGCGATCAAGGCGCGCTTCTCGCGGCGATGGGTTGCCAGCGGCGGGGGCGAACGGGCGCAGTCGGCCTCGCGCGATCGGCAAGGGTATCGTGGCATCTGGCAGAAGCGGTTCTGGGAACACACCGTCCGCGACGCTGACGACTTGGCCCACTGTGTCAATTACTTTCACTACAACCCGGTGAAGCATGGCTATTCGACCTGCCCGCACGCGTGGGAATGGTCGACGTTCCACCGGTTCGTGCGCGAACAGCGGTACGCTGCCGATTGGCATTGCGCGTGCGGCGGCGTCCCCGCGCAACCGCCCGTGGCCGACATCCGCGGGGCGGAGATGGATTAACGTAGGGTGGGATTTATCCCACCGATCGCGGCGAATGATGAGGACGCAAACGGTGTGATGAATCCCACCCTACCGGAGTGTCGAGTGGGGCTCATCCCTACCAATTGCCTGGTCGCGTGGAACGGTGGGGATGAACCCCACCCTACGGGATTGATTTTGTCAGTTTGTCCGGAGGGGGTGGGGATGGTGGGATGAATCCCACCCCTACGATCTTGGGCCGATGCCGTGCGTTGTACGCAACCACCGCTTCACTTACATGGTGAAGACACGGATTTCCAAGGGGTGCTTCATCCGCACCTTTGATTCGTCGTACGGAGAAGATCCCTCCAACTCATTCATCATGACAATTCACTCGTGAAGCAACGACGTCCGCTGTTCTTCGCTTCTGTCGTGTCGTCGAGGGGCGTATCGACACTCTTTGTTGTTCGAGGAGTGTCGGGGAGGGGCGCATCGACACTCCTTGTTGTCCGAAGAGTGTCGGGGAGAAGGGGATCGACACGATTCGCGATTGAAAATGCAGTGTTTTCGTCTCGCGCAAAGGTCTGAAAATCTCGCCTAACGCATTATGGCTAAGAAGAAGGCGGCTTTTATCGGGCGCGAGGGGATTGTCGTGATGATGCGGGGGGAGATGGTCGACGATTTCGGCATAGCGGTGTGAGTTTGGCGGTGCTCGGGTTGGGCGCAGGCCGACGCGGGCAGGAAAATGGGGAGCGGGAGGTGGGCGGTGCGGTACGATTTCTTTCCGGATCGGGAAGCGGACATGGTGGGGTGGGGCAGGCGGTTCGCCGATGGGCTGGCGGCGCGGGCGGGGACGCTGGGGGTGGATGTCGAGTTCATCGAGCAGTTCGAGCAGTTGCAGCGCGCGGTCGAAGCGGCGTACGCGCGGGCGAGCGATATCAGGACGCGCACGCGCGGGACGGTGAGCGCGAAGAACGTCATTCGGCGGGCGATGGAACGCCTAGCAAGGATGTTGGCCAAGCAGCTGGGCGGGCTTCCCGCGGTGGATTCGGAGACGCGCATCGCGCTGGGCCTGAACGTGCCCCAGCCGCGGCGAAGGCACGTGCGGCCGCCGGGCAGTGCGCCGGTGTTGGTCGTGACGGCGGTCGATGGGGACGTGCTGTCGATCTGCCTGCAGAACGCGGAGAACGCGTCGCGCAGGGCCGGCCCGACGCGGCGCAGGGGGCGACGCTCTTTTACTGCGTCGCCGCTCGCCATCACTGGCAAGCGCCCAGTGGCTGTTCGCGAAGAGCACGGTCGCGCGGCGGTTCCACCTGACGATCCCCGGCGAGCACCCGGCGGGCACGTCGATCTTCATCAAAGCGATGTGGCGGAACCGCAGGAGCGAGCCCGGGCCCTGCAGCGAGCCCGTGCAGATCTACCTCGGTCACCCGCTGCCGAACATCAGCA
It includes:
- a CDS encoding transposase; its protein translation is MTHERGGVFDDAVARRCLRESIALARGDRAFDLVAAVLLPDHLHVVFTLPPGDSDFSVRVAAIKARFSRRWVASGGGERAQSASRDRQGYRGIWQKRFWEHTVRDADDLAHCVNYFHYNPVKHGYSTCPHAWEWSTFHRFVREQRYAADWHCACGGVPAQPPVADIRGAEMD